In a single window of the Agromyces sp. H17E-10 genome:
- a CDS encoding ABC transporter ATP-binding protein: MTATVARVTGLTKRYGDFTALDGVDFALQENRIYGLLGRNGAGKTTIMQLLTGQLFPNGGELEVFGRTPAEHADVLRRLCFIAEAQRYPEDFRPRHVFKSAPWFFENWDQEFADRLVADFRLPLNRPIKKLSRGQLSAVGVIVGLASRAPLTFFDEPYLGLDAVARHIFYDRLLEDYAEHPRTIVLSTHLIDEVANLLEHIILIDQGRILLDRDAEEVRGSATTIAGASAVVEEFVADRPVIGRERLGGLASVTIDGRLDQTERVRAAELGLELAPVSLQQLIVHLTGTDLAGSSEQEAAA; encoded by the coding sequence ATGACGGCCACCGTGGCCCGCGTCACCGGGCTCACCAAGCGCTACGGCGATTTCACCGCCCTCGACGGCGTCGACTTCGCCCTCCAGGAGAACCGCATCTACGGCCTGCTCGGGCGCAACGGCGCCGGCAAGACCACGATCATGCAGCTGCTCACCGGGCAGCTCTTCCCGAACGGGGGCGAGCTCGAAGTCTTCGGGCGCACCCCCGCCGAGCACGCCGACGTGCTGCGCCGGCTCTGCTTCATCGCCGAGGCGCAGCGCTATCCCGAGGACTTCCGGCCCCGGCACGTCTTCAAGTCCGCCCCATGGTTCTTCGAGAACTGGGACCAGGAGTTCGCCGACCGGCTGGTCGCCGACTTCCGGCTGCCGCTCAACCGCCCGATCAAGAAGCTCAGCCGCGGGCAGCTGTCGGCCGTGGGTGTCATCGTCGGGCTCGCCTCGCGTGCGCCGCTCACCTTCTTCGACGAGCCCTACCTCGGCCTCGACGCCGTCGCGCGGCACATCTTCTACGACCGGCTCCTCGAGGACTACGCCGAGCACCCCCGCACGATCGTGCTGTCGACGCACCTGATCGACGAGGTCGCGAACCTGCTCGAGCACATCATCCTCATCGACCAGGGCCGCATCCTGCTCGACCGCGACGCCGAGGAGGTGCGCGGGTCGGCGACCACGATCGCCGGAGCGAGCGCCGTCGTCGAGGAGTTCGTCGCCGACCGCCCGGTGATCGGGCGGGAACGCCTCGGCGGACTCGCCTCGGTCACGATCGACGGCCGGCTCGACCAGACCGAACGCGTGCGCGCCGCCGAACTCGGCCTCGAGCTCGCGCCGGTCTCGCTCCAGCAGCTCATCGTCCACCTCACCGGCACCGATCTCGCCGGTTCGTCCGAACAGGAGGCCGCAGCATGA
- the phnC gene encoding phosphonate ABC transporter ATP-binding protein: MNETAGSQGAPVIEVAGVTKAFGSTIALRDASLEVSQGEIVVLLGLSGSGKSTLLRHLDGLETPTSGSVRVLGQEVPRLSGRRLRALRSRIGFVFQQFELVPSLTVLENVLTGALAEVRGPRLGLWSYPRRLKLAALTHLDRVGLLDRAYQRADTLSGGQQQRVAIARALMQDPEILLADEPVASLDPESSEQVMALIREIAMDAGLTVVCSLHQVDLALAWGDRIVGLRHGEVVLDTPAEGLSKAEVMEIYGRVATATAELEAIERELTTVPDLFDGEHLAAEPEPAGR; the protein is encoded by the coding sequence ATGAACGAGACCGCCGGCAGCCAGGGCGCACCGGTCATCGAGGTGGCGGGTGTCACCAAGGCGTTCGGGTCGACGATCGCGCTCCGGGATGCCTCGCTGGAGGTCTCCCAGGGCGAGATCGTCGTGCTCCTCGGCCTCTCGGGGTCGGGCAAGTCGACGCTCCTGCGTCACCTCGACGGTCTCGAGACCCCGACCTCCGGTTCCGTGCGCGTGCTCGGCCAGGAGGTGCCGCGCCTGTCGGGCCGGCGCCTCCGGGCCCTGCGCAGCCGCATCGGCTTCGTGTTCCAGCAGTTCGAACTGGTGCCGTCGCTCACGGTGCTCGAGAACGTGCTCACCGGGGCCCTCGCCGAGGTGCGCGGCCCGCGCCTCGGGCTCTGGAGCTACCCGCGGCGACTGAAGCTCGCGGCCCTCACCCACCTCGACCGGGTGGGCCTGCTCGACCGCGCCTACCAGCGCGCCGACACCCTCTCGGGCGGCCAGCAGCAGCGGGTCGCGATCGCCCGCGCCCTCATGCAGGACCCCGAGATCCTGCTCGCCGACGAGCCCGTCGCCTCGCTCGACCCCGAGTCGAGCGAGCAGGTCATGGCGCTCATCCGCGAGATCGCGATGGACGCCGGGCTCACGGTCGTCTGCAGCCTGCACCAGGTCGACCTCGCCCTCGCGTGGGGCGACCGCATCGTCGGTCTCCGTCACGGCGAGGTCGTGCTGGACACGCCGGCCGAGGGGCTCTCGAAGGCCGAGGTCATGGAGATCTACGGCCGGGTCGCGACCGCGACCGCCGAGCTCGAGGCGATCGAGCGCGAGCTGACCACGGTGCCCGACCTGTTCGATGGCGAGCACCTCGCCGCCGAACCGGAGCCCGCCGGACGATGA
- a CDS encoding phosphate/phosphite/phosphonate ABC transporter substrate-binding protein: MHTITKSWTAVAAAALLTVGLAACTSANAAEDTGDTASSSSEAKFAVDENTLVFGVVPDSVDTETNYQPLMDYIAAETGKTVEYHESTDYAALIEAAVAGKIDVASFSGFTYVTATNNGAAITPISSIVTAEGQEPGYYSQAIVPKGSDITDLAGFKGKKVCFVDPSSTSGYLFPTYNLLEAGIDPETDITPVFAGKHDVSVTKTGEGVECEAGFAEDSEVAKSDKVEVVAETMVPGAPIVVSDTLPDELTSQLTDILGEVTIDDIIASGVKSADSDGFRSVFYATVPVDDEYYDTIRDICEKTEAEQCQG, translated from the coding sequence ATGCACACCATCACCAAGAGCTGGACGGCCGTCGCAGCAGCGGCCCTCCTCACCGTCGGCCTCGCGGCCTGCACCTCGGCGAACGCCGCCGAGGACACCGGCGACACCGCGTCGAGCTCGAGCGAGGCGAAGTTCGCGGTCGACGAGAACACGCTCGTCTTCGGCGTCGTGCCCGACTCGGTCGACACCGAGACCAACTACCAGCCGCTCATGGACTACATCGCCGCCGAGACCGGCAAGACGGTCGAGTACCACGAGTCGACCGACTACGCCGCCCTCATCGAGGCCGCCGTCGCCGGCAAGATCGACGTCGCGAGCTTCTCGGGCTTCACCTACGTCACCGCGACGAACAACGGCGCCGCGATCACGCCGATCTCGTCGATCGTCACCGCGGAGGGCCAGGAGCCCGGCTACTACTCGCAGGCCATCGTGCCCAAGGGCTCCGACATCACCGACCTCGCCGGCTTCAAGGGCAAGAAGGTCTGCTTCGTCGACCCGTCGTCGACCTCGGGCTACCTGTTCCCGACCTACAACCTGCTCGAGGCGGGCATCGACCCCGAGACCGACATCACGCCGGTGTTCGCGGGAAAGCACGACGTCTCGGTCACGAAGACCGGTGAGGGCGTCGAGTGCGAGGCCGGCTTCGCCGAGGACAGCGAGGTCGCCAAGAGCGACAAGGTCGAGGTCGTCGCCGAGACCATGGTCCCCGGTGCCCCGATCGTCGTCTCCGACACCCTGCCCGACGAGCTGACGTCGCAGCTCACCGACATCCTCGGTGAGGTCACGATCGACGACATCATCGCCTCGGGCGTGAAGTCGGCCGACAGCGACGGCTTCCGCAGCGTGTTCTACGCGACGGTGCCCGTCGACGACGAGTACTACGACACGATCCGCGACATCTGCGAGAAGACCGAAGCGGAGCAGTGCCAGGGCTGA
- a CDS encoding FtsX-like permease family protein, with amino-acid sequence MIARVAWLLARPGSAGVATLALPVTAFAIVTALLLTVIGGAQTFWTWTDDVAFTYQLLAVVALVLLVVPLASLGGAAARLSARRRDDRLATLRLLGATPSTVSTLAVVESAVFAFAGGVVGVGLYFVIVPLLALVPFRGEPLGVDGVLLGWPVLAGVVAGVVALAAVSAVLGLRKVVISPLGVRTRQDAPKLSWLRFVIGAVVVLASFALMGMLQVAGSAIVLVAILAVGFGGTLAVLNLVGPWVIRLVAKGQARRAKRPAQLLAARTVLESPKAAWRQVSGVAMTSFMAVFAGVGLAIVDLAGSSADRESLELFADIRTGILITVIGSFLMVACSVGVNQAAGILDRRDLYRSLDMLGMPESTMDAARRRSVMSPLRITAIGSALVAAFVMLPLTGAALIVQPLALVVVAAVLAAGIGVVWLGLAATRPMLARTSAAAS; translated from the coding sequence GTGATCGCGCGGGTCGCCTGGCTGCTCGCCCGCCCGGGGTCGGCGGGCGTCGCGACGCTCGCGCTGCCCGTCACGGCCTTCGCGATCGTGACGGCGCTGCTGCTCACCGTCATCGGCGGCGCGCAGACGTTCTGGACGTGGACCGACGACGTCGCCTTCACCTACCAACTGCTCGCCGTGGTCGCGCTCGTGCTGCTCGTCGTGCCGCTCGCCTCGCTCGGCGGGGCCGCGGCCCGGCTGTCGGCACGCCGCCGCGACGACCGGCTCGCGACGTTGCGCCTGCTCGGCGCCACGCCCTCGACCGTGTCGACGCTCGCCGTCGTCGAGTCGGCGGTGTTCGCGTTCGCCGGCGGCGTGGTGGGCGTCGGGCTCTACTTCGTGATCGTGCCGCTGCTCGCGCTCGTGCCGTTCCGCGGCGAGCCGCTCGGCGTCGACGGGGTGCTGCTCGGCTGGCCCGTGCTCGCCGGGGTCGTCGCGGGCGTCGTCGCGCTCGCCGCCGTCAGCGCCGTGCTCGGGCTGCGCAAGGTCGTCATCTCGCCGCTCGGCGTGCGCACCCGGCAGGACGCGCCGAAGCTCTCGTGGCTGCGGTTCGTGATCGGCGCGGTCGTGGTGCTCGCGTCGTTCGCGCTCATGGGCATGCTGCAGGTCGCCGGCTCGGCGATCGTGCTCGTCGCGATCCTCGCCGTCGGCTTCGGCGGCACGCTCGCCGTGCTCAACCTCGTGGGGCCGTGGGTGATCCGACTCGTCGCGAAGGGGCAGGCCCGGCGGGCGAAGCGCCCCGCGCAGCTGCTCGCCGCCAGGACCGTGCTCGAATCGCCGAAGGCCGCCTGGCGGCAGGTGTCGGGCGTCGCGATGACGAGCTTCATGGCGGTCTTCGCCGGCGTCGGCCTCGCGATCGTCGACCTCGCAGGTTCCAGCGCCGACCGCGAGTCGCTCGAGCTGTTCGCCGACATCCGCACCGGCATCCTCATCACCGTGATCGGGTCGTTCCTCATGGTGGCCTGTTCGGTGGGCGTCAACCAGGCGGCCGGTATCCTCGACCGCCGCGACCTCTACCGCTCGCTCGACATGCTCGGCATGCCCGAGTCGACGATGGACGCCGCCCGTCGCCGCTCGGTCATGTCGCCGCTGCGCATCACCGCGATCGGCTCGGCGCTCGTCGCCGCGTTCGTGATGCTGCCGCTCACCGGTGCCGCGCTCATCGTGCAGCCGCTCGCCCTCGTCGTCGTGGCCGCCGTGCTCGCGGCCGGCATCGGAGTCGTCTGGCTCGGACTCGCGGCGACCCGGCCGATGCTCGCACGCACCTCGGCCGCGGCATCCTGA
- a CDS encoding chorismate mutase, with product MTDDAAFDDRDAAMSELLGIRSSIDNIDAALIHLLAERFKFTQQVGRLKAVHGLPPSDPDREKRQIARLRSLAEDAHLDPAFAEKWFNFVVAEVIQHHEELANGGNAERGL from the coding sequence ATGACTGACGATGCCGCATTCGACGACCGCGACGCCGCGATGAGCGAGCTGCTCGGCATCCGATCGAGCATCGACAACATCGACGCCGCGCTCATCCACCTGCTGGCCGAGCGGTTCAAGTTCACCCAGCAGGTCGGCCGGCTGAAGGCCGTGCACGGGCTGCCGCCGAGCGATCCCGACCGTGAGAAGCGTCAGATCGCACGACTCCGCTCGCTCGCCGAAGACGCCCACCTCGACCCGGCCTTCGCCGAGAAGTGGTTCAACTTCGTCGTCGCCGAGGTGATCCAGCACCACGAGGAGCTCGCGAACGGCGGCAACGCCGAGCGCGGGCTGTGA
- a CDS encoding ABC transporter ATP-binding protein yields the protein MSSFVLEASGLVKTYGQTRALAGVDLRVRTGESLAIMGASGSGKTTLLHCLAGIVPPDSGAVSFLSGAGRVDVTALGERERSRLRREAFGFVFQQGLLIPELTAVENVSLALMLNGMPRARAEEYGRGWLAALGLAGMEDRRIGQLSGGQAQRVAIARAQVTGAPVVFADEPTGALDSATSADVMQALLDSTTGQGRTLVLVTHDADVAGRCSRIVDMRDGRIVGERVPAGAAAAQAASTGADAAAGAASGVPA from the coding sequence ATGAGTTCCTTCGTGCTCGAGGCATCCGGCCTCGTCAAGACCTATGGCCAGACCCGGGCCCTCGCGGGTGTCGACCTGCGCGTGCGCACCGGCGAATCGCTCGCGATCATGGGTGCTTCGGGATCGGGCAAGACGACCCTGCTGCACTGCCTCGCCGGCATCGTGCCGCCCGACTCCGGAGCCGTCTCGTTCCTCTCGGGTGCCGGCCGCGTCGACGTCACCGCGCTCGGCGAGCGCGAGCGGTCGCGACTGCGCCGCGAGGCGTTCGGCTTCGTGTTCCAGCAGGGCCTGCTGATCCCCGAGCTCACCGCCGTCGAGAACGTCTCGCTCGCCCTCATGCTGAACGGGATGCCGCGGGCGAGAGCCGAGGAGTACGGGCGCGGCTGGCTCGCAGCCCTCGGGCTCGCCGGCATGGAGGACCGCCGCATCGGCCAGCTCTCGGGCGGACAGGCGCAGCGCGTGGCGATCGCCCGCGCGCAGGTCACGGGCGCACCCGTGGTGTTCGCCGACGAGCCGACCGGCGCACTCGACTCGGCGACCTCGGCCGACGTCATGCAGGCGCTCCTCGACTCCACCACGGGCCAGGGCCGCACGCTCGTGCTCGTCACCCATGATGCGGATGTCGCGGGCAGGTGCTCGCGCATCGTCGACATGCGCGACGGCCGCATCGTCGGCGAGCGGGTGCCCGCCGGTGCCGCGGCGGCGCAGGCGGCTTCGACCGGGGCGGATGCTGCAGCCGGCGCCGCATCGGGGGTGCCGGCGTGA
- a CDS encoding SDR family NAD(P)-dependent oxidoreductase, translating to MNWYPAPLPSQVGKRYLVTGANAGLGFFTAARLVGAGAHVTLAGRSPERIEAALAAITDAMARTPNGVEGALEPLVVDLASLDSVRTAARRLGHRPPLDGVVANAGMVHTPGARLTSPDGNELVLATNVLGHFALLADLVPHLADGARIVSLGSLSSKLSTFRIDDLQLERGYDFWRAYAQSKIATQVFAFELDRRLRASGLPIASLVAHPGYSISGRTPRVPGVNEPTAGARFADALQAPWAQGKHRGAEATLHALTAPEAEGGQFWGPRYLVKGRPVLQHPTRTSTDAEIAARVWAFAEQATGTTFALGR from the coding sequence GTGAACTGGTATCCGGCGCCGCTGCCGTCGCAGGTCGGCAAGCGGTATCTCGTCACGGGGGCGAATGCGGGCCTCGGCTTCTTCACCGCCGCCCGGCTCGTGGGCGCCGGCGCCCACGTGACGCTCGCAGGGCGCAGCCCCGAACGCATCGAGGCTGCGCTGGCCGCGATCACCGACGCCATGGCGCGCACGCCGAACGGCGTCGAGGGGGCCCTCGAACCGCTCGTCGTCGACCTCGCGTCGCTCGACTCCGTGCGAACCGCTGCCCGCCGTCTCGGGCACCGGCCGCCGCTCGACGGGGTCGTCGCGAACGCCGGCATGGTGCACACACCCGGCGCGCGGCTCACCTCGCCCGACGGCAACGAGCTCGTCCTCGCGACCAACGTGCTCGGCCACTTCGCCCTGCTCGCCGACCTCGTGCCGCATCTCGCCGACGGGGCCCGCATCGTGTCGCTCGGGTCGCTGTCGAGCAAGCTCTCGACGTTCCGCATCGACGACCTGCAGCTCGAGCGGGGCTACGACTTCTGGCGGGCCTACGCGCAGTCGAAGATCGCGACGCAGGTCTTCGCGTTCGAGCTCGACCGGCGGCTGCGGGCATCGGGGCTGCCGATCGCGAGCCTCGTCGCCCACCCCGGCTACTCGATCAGCGGACGCACCCCGCGCGTGCCCGGGGTCAACGAGCCGACCGCGGGCGCTCGCTTCGCCGATGCGCTGCAGGCCCCGTGGGCGCAGGGCAAGCATCGCGGCGCCGAGGCCACCCTGCACGCGCTCACCGCACCCGAGGCCGAGGGTGGCCAGTTCTGGGGCCCGCGGTACCTCGTGAAGGGGCGGCCCGTGCTGCAGCATCCGACCCGCACCTCCACCGACGCCGAGATCGCTGCGCGCGTCTGGGCCTTCGCCGAGCAGGCGACGGGCACGACGTTCGCACTCGGCAGATGA